From a single Nitrogeniibacter mangrovi genomic region:
- a CDS encoding FecR family protein, producing the protein MTATTRAPLRVFLILLLGAALSGCGPALNKVVREHPGGGFVSVDAATAGQLVSVTRGGRALDVRLPLMLQPGDIIETGAGGAVLRLDNGEAVLAPRTKVRLGSLEVFFGRVLASVRGLFRVEDESVAADVEGTRFLFESSPGRSMRVVVLDGVVRCSSRQDRWAPMRVAAGRQMTLNYRGARAPVVNPVSEAEMARIDQWAQTIRNAPKAGWCCAGGRVYPALSNACGGHFEESQRTAEYQCTRGWCCAGGQVSASLRAECRGSFHVSQREAVAACTEPTGWCCVNGQVIQTTRSRCAGQFFGNDANAAQRACTPPPAATPPSRTGTVTQPVVPINPNLLRIYQATPVWCCIRGQVSQTNRATCAERGGTAYPDADTARQRCVVIK; encoded by the coding sequence ATGACCGCCACCACCCGTGCCCCCCTGCGTGTGTTCCTCATTCTCCTGCTCGGTGCCGCCCTGAGCGGCTGCGGGCCGGCCCTCAACAAGGTGGTGCGCGAACACCCCGGCGGCGGCTTCGTGAGCGTGGACGCCGCCACCGCCGGCCAGCTCGTCTCGGTCACCCGCGGTGGCCGGGCGCTCGACGTGCGCCTGCCGCTCATGCTCCAGCCGGGTGACATCATCGAGACCGGTGCCGGCGGCGCGGTGCTGCGCCTGGACAACGGCGAGGCGGTGCTGGCGCCACGCACCAAGGTCCGCCTGGGGTCGCTGGAGGTGTTCTTCGGCCGCGTGCTGGCCAGCGTGCGCGGCCTGTTCCGGGTCGAGGACGAGAGCGTGGCGGCCGACGTGGAAGGCACCCGCTTCCTGTTCGAATCGTCGCCGGGCCGCAGCATGCGCGTGGTGGTGCTCGACGGGGTGGTGCGCTGCAGCTCCCGGCAGGATCGCTGGGCGCCGATGCGGGTCGCCGCCGGCCGGCAGATGACCCTGAACTATCGCGGCGCGCGCGCGCCCGTGGTCAATCCGGTGAGCGAGGCCGAGATGGCGCGAATCGATCAGTGGGCGCAGACCATCCGCAACGCGCCCAAGGCCGGCTGGTGTTGCGCGGGCGGTCGGGTGTATCCGGCCCTGTCGAACGCCTGCGGCGGCCATTTCGAGGAATCGCAGCGCACCGCCGAATATCAATGCACCCGCGGCTGGTGCTGCGCGGGCGGGCAGGTCTCGGCGAGCCTCCGCGCCGAGTGCCGCGGCAGCTTTCATGTGAGTCAGCGCGAGGCGGTGGCCGCGTGCACCGAGCCGACCGGCTGGTGCTGCGTCAATGGCCAGGTGATCCAGACCACCCGCAGCCGCTGCGCGGGGCAGTTCTTCGGCAACGACGCCAACGCGGCGCAGCGCGCCTGCACCCCACCGCCAGCGGCCACGCCGCCGTCACGCACCGGCACCGTCACCCAGCCGGTGGTGCCCATCAACCCGAACCTGCTGCGCATCTACCAGGCGACCCCGGTGTGGTGCTGCATTCGCGGCCAAGTCAGCCAGACGAACCGGGCCACCTGCGCGGAACGGGGCGGCACCGCCTACCCCGACGCCGACACGGCCCGTCAGCGCTGCGTGGTGATCAAATAA
- a CDS encoding cytochrome c family protein: MFRPMLAVVAMAMALVLPAPAGADTAADAPIQAQDAPYYAACAREGLDASQCAGRLIWFKATAGNDRFNTYVFQQRMGVLIDWFRVLRSDQRDDRFRAWGVINDPGCCTPGDPNCPAKSLDETYGFDWCPGDAELLKYVGKPGYRDPACDFKDAALKAGDPHGPEDQRQSACDLAFGTSAGALGFRKFPNPRFDRDQWIALNGRAGSWAGYAKPIPAAGGSGEPAKSRLMDGSVEPPFLIGTACGSCHIAFDPLNPPKDPAHPAWENIKGLQGNQYSRISEIMVSGMATNTLEWQMFAHARPGTTDTSAIPNDQVNNPGTINALINIPQRPVFAGEQVLRWHKTRACEGQPEAVCWCEPGREGKCWEKSLQTETVHHILKGGEDSIGALGAIQRVYFNIGSCSEACWMNHLSDLRQLDPQQRGFGQTPFDIGQCRRDCPNFRAIEDRLDNVLDFFMSAEARATDLREAREHELRKISPTAEYSDQDLIADLNAEFGDGAVARGEQIFKQTCARCHSSSPEAAAGNFDAIDFHKTDPKSGLRADWMGNDQATLVSEVGTFRCRALHSNHMSGHIWAQFGSETLRARPPDPNVKEPSDGGRGYYRNISLLNLWAHAPFMHNNAIGPELCGQPANKANAFYAMRPRYVDARDLSLLPPEKQPACWAYDPSVTGRYDLFKASVDALLHPDQRMPKVTLLNEDVTLRIGPRLWDGTDKEKLLGFSLTIPATIDGRGVNAGTLGNFQHKAFVVDLVQAKFKPAEVEKRLVAQWGEQEGKRILADLKGITEEVTRQPNGLIEALKKRPYLVKKIYSSCFAEVENAGHRFGEDLSEADKKALTAFLATL, encoded by the coding sequence ATGTTCCGTCCGATGCTGGCTGTCGTTGCCATGGCGATGGCGCTCGTCCTGCCCGCGCCCGCCGGGGCCGACACAGCCGCCGACGCGCCGATCCAGGCACAGGACGCCCCCTACTACGCCGCCTGCGCCCGCGAGGGGCTCGATGCCTCCCAGTGTGCCGGGCGCCTGATCTGGTTCAAGGCCACCGCCGGCAACGACCGCTTCAACACCTACGTGTTCCAGCAGCGCATGGGGGTGCTCATCGACTGGTTCCGGGTGCTGCGCTCCGACCAGCGCGACGACCGTTTCCGTGCCTGGGGCGTGATCAACGACCCGGGCTGCTGCACCCCGGGCGATCCGAACTGTCCGGCCAAGAGCCTGGATGAGACCTACGGCTTCGACTGGTGCCCGGGCGACGCGGAACTGCTCAAGTACGTGGGCAAGCCGGGCTATCGCGATCCGGCCTGCGACTTCAAGGACGCCGCGCTGAAGGCGGGCGACCCGCACGGGCCCGAGGACCAGCGCCAGAGCGCCTGTGATCTCGCGTTCGGCACCTCGGCCGGGGCGCTGGGCTTTCGCAAGTTTCCCAACCCGCGCTTCGATCGCGACCAGTGGATCGCGCTCAACGGCCGCGCCGGCAGCTGGGCGGGTTACGCCAAGCCCATTCCGGCCGCCGGCGGTTCGGGCGAGCCGGCCAAAAGCCGGCTCATGGACGGCAGCGTCGAGCCGCCCTTCCTGATCGGCACCGCCTGCGGCTCCTGCCACATCGCCTTCGATCCGCTCAATCCACCCAAGGATCCGGCCCATCCGGCCTGGGAGAACATCAAGGGCCTGCAGGGCAACCAGTATTCGCGCATCTCCGAGATCATGGTCTCGGGCATGGCCACCAACACCCTGGAATGGCAGATGTTCGCCCATGCGCGGCCGGGCACCACCGACACCTCGGCGATCCCCAACGACCAGGTGAACAATCCCGGCACCATCAACGCCCTCATCAACATCCCGCAGCGCCCGGTGTTCGCGGGCGAACAGGTGCTGCGCTGGCACAAGACCCGCGCCTGCGAGGGCCAGCCCGAGGCGGTGTGCTGGTGCGAACCGGGGCGCGAGGGCAAGTGCTGGGAAAAATCCCTCCAGACCGAGACCGTGCATCACATCCTCAAGGGCGGCGAGGACTCCATCGGTGCCCTCGGGGCGATCCAGCGGGTGTACTTCAACATCGGCTCCTGTTCGGAAGCGTGCTGGATGAACCACCTCTCCGACCTGCGCCAGCTCGATCCGCAGCAGCGCGGCTTCGGCCAGACACCCTTCGACATCGGCCAGTGCCGGCGCGACTGCCCGAACTTCCGCGCCATCGAGGACCGGCTGGACAACGTGCTCGACTTCTTCATGTCCGCCGAGGCGCGCGCCACCGACCTGCGCGAGGCGCGCGAGCATGAACTGCGCAAGATCTCTCCCACCGCCGAGTATTCGGACCAGGACCTGATCGCCGACCTGAACGCCGAGTTCGGCGACGGCGCGGTGGCCCGGGGCGAGCAGATCTTCAAGCAGACCTGCGCGCGCTGCCACTCCAGCTCGCCCGAAGCCGCCGCCGGCAACTTCGACGCCATCGACTTCCACAAGACCGATCCCAAGAGCGGCCTGCGCGCCGACTGGATGGGCAACGACCAGGCCACCCTGGTCTCCGAGGTGGGCACCTTCCGCTGCCGCGCGCTGCATTCGAACCACATGAGCGGGCACATCTGGGCCCAGTTCGGCTCCGAGACCCTGCGCGCCCGGCCGCCCGACCCCAACGTGAAGGAACCGTCCGACGGCGGGCGCGGCTACTACCGCAACATCTCGCTGCTCAACCTGTGGGCGCACGCCCCCTTCATGCACAACAACGCCATCGGCCCCGAGCTGTGCGGCCAGCCGGCCAACAAGGCCAACGCCTTCTACGCCATGCGCCCGCGTTATGTGGACGCCAGGGACCTGTCCCTGCTGCCCCCCGAGAAGCAGCCGGCCTGCTGGGCCTACGACCCGAGCGTGACCGGGCGCTACGACCTGTTCAAGGCCAGCGTGGACGCCCTGCTCCATCCCGACCAGCGCATGCCCAAGGTCACCCTGCTCAACGAGGACGTGACTCTGCGCATCGGCCCGCGCCTGTGGGACGGCACCGACAAGGAGAAGCTGCTCGGCTTCTCGCTCACCATCCCGGCCACGATCGACGGCCGTGGCGTCAATGCCGGCACCCTCGGCAACTTCCAGCACAAGGCCTTCGTGGTCGATCTGGTGCAGGCCAAGTTCAAGCCCGCGGAAGTCGAAAAGCGGCTCGTCGCGCAGTGGGGTGAACAAGAGGGCAAGCGCATCCTCGCCGACCTCAAGGGCATCACCGAGGAGGTCACCCGCCAGCCCAACGGACTCATCGAGGCGCTCAAGAAGCGGCCCTATCTGGTGAAGAAGATCTACAGCTCGTGTTTCGCCGAGGTCGAGAACGCCGGCCACCGCTTCGGCGAGGACCTGTCCGAGGCCGACAAGAAGGCGCTGACCGCCTTCCTGGCCACGCTGTAA
- a CDS encoding CHASE2 domain-containing protein has product MTASSSPTLFISYRRDDASARAGRLCDWLKRQFGATRVFLDTDKIAAGDDFARVLDERLASTDVLIVVIGPGWLDAANDRGRRLDQADDFVRQEVASGLAAGKRVVPVLVGGAQMPAEAELPEALKALHLRNAAIVDDASFERDFNALVDDILQRPRGYLRREVDRLTRLVRALRLTSLLVPVLAVVVVLALWVSLLAPLNLDTLAENSLLWLADEIAPLPEDAGVTIVAIDDASVARLGPPFGANARWRGLHARLIERARAAGASAVAFDLAFTGATGADARLAGAARSARSATPPMRVILGGHRFDDAANARPAPLAALTHATTCLIQRDQRYLVPLATLPADTPMARHMPVHDAAFALAAAFAGTVSEADIDERRLRLDGVPDAQAPRFSSLERVPDDTCVPPRRGDTVAALLLRASAADYWQAPARHIAYADVLDPAVTPDARLAGRILVVGDARRDSRDRHPLSRGFTRRSVPGVELHAEAIATLVHHRETVQPTVDQALAILAGMGLAGAATGFFAAPLPPWPRRAVTALVVLAYLGLATALAVGGFLLNLPYDLTALFLAWAVLHRLQAPDRSWSPAA; this is encoded by the coding sequence TCGCCGCCGGGGACGACTTCGCCCGCGTGCTCGACGAACGCCTGGCGAGCACCGACGTGCTCATCGTCGTCATCGGCCCCGGCTGGCTCGACGCGGCCAATGACCGGGGCCGCCGCCTCGACCAGGCGGACGATTTCGTGCGCCAGGAGGTGGCCAGCGGCCTGGCCGCCGGCAAACGGGTGGTCCCGGTGCTGGTGGGCGGTGCGCAGATGCCCGCCGAGGCCGAGCTGCCCGAGGCGCTCAAGGCCCTGCATTTGCGCAACGCCGCGATCGTGGACGACGCCAGCTTCGAGCGCGACTTCAACGCCCTGGTGGACGACATCCTGCAGCGCCCGCGCGGCTACCTGCGCCGCGAGGTGGACCGGCTCACGCGCCTGGTCCGGGCACTCAGGCTCACCTCCCTGCTGGTGCCGGTGCTCGCCGTGGTCGTGGTGCTGGCGCTGTGGGTGAGCCTGCTCGCGCCGCTCAACCTCGACACCCTCGCCGAGAACAGCCTGCTGTGGCTGGCCGACGAGATCGCCCCCCTGCCCGAGGACGCCGGCGTGACGATCGTGGCCATCGACGACGCCAGCGTGGCCCGCCTCGGCCCGCCCTTCGGCGCCAACGCCCGCTGGCGCGGCCTGCATGCCCGCCTCATCGAGCGCGCCCGCGCCGCCGGGGCCAGCGCGGTGGCCTTCGACCTGGCCTTCACCGGCGCCACCGGAGCCGACGCACGCCTCGCCGGCGCGGCACGCAGCGCCCGGTCGGCCACACCGCCGATGCGCGTGATCCTCGGCGGCCACCGCTTCGACGACGCCGCCAACGCGCGGCCCGCCCCCCTGGCCGCGCTGACGCACGCCACCACCTGCCTGATCCAGCGCGACCAGCGCTACCTGGTCCCCCTCGCCACGCTGCCCGCCGACACGCCGATGGCCCGGCACATGCCGGTGCATGACGCCGCCTTCGCCCTCGCCGCCGCCTTTGCCGGCACGGTGTCGGAAGCGGACATCGACGAGCGCCGCCTGCGCCTCGACGGCGTACCCGACGCCCAGGCGCCACGCTTCTCCAGCCTCGAGCGCGTCCCCGACGACACCTGCGTGCCGCCGCGCCGTGGCGACACGGTCGCCGCGCTGCTGCTGCGCGCCAGCGCCGCGGACTACTGGCAGGCACCGGCGCGGCACATCGCCTATGCCGACGTGCTCGACCCGGCCGTCACCCCGGATGCGCGGCTCGCCGGGCGCATCCTGGTGGTGGGCGACGCCCGCCGCGACAGCCGCGACCGCCATCCCCTGAGCCGCGGCTTCACGCGGCGCAGCGTGCCCGGCGTCGAACTGCATGCCGAGGCCATCGCCACTCTCGTCCACCACCGCGAAACCGTGCAGCCCACCGTGGACCAGGCCCTCGCCATCCTCGCCGGCATGGGGCTGGCCGGCGCCGCCACCGGCTTCTTCGCCGCGCCGCTGCCGCCCTGGCCGCGACGCGCCGTCACCGCGCTGGTGGTGCTCGCCTACCTCGGTCTCGCCACGGCGCTGGCCGTCGGCGGGTTCCTGCTCAACCTGCCCTACGACCTGACCGCCTTGTTCCTCGCCTGGGCGGTGCTGCACCGGCTCCAGGCGCCGGATCGTTCATGGAGTCCCGCCGCATGA
- a CDS encoding c-type cytochrome translates to MADEHPHESATRPMHGLLRTLLWLPWVLALIAGVYALGRFTADIPVAYPPIDMHFKYGSTGGERESGFPYWIWKVLPKVCPEYLPGEGYRSLGFIYEPGRDLPVGVSKRFNLGIDRVFLNCAVCHTSTVRDTPGAAPRLILGMPAQRMDIKGFESFFFNCAASAKFRSEFIVPQIEAAAGGLSPLDRYVVYPVAISLMRERLLMLRDRFSFAFDQPDWGPGRVDTFNSAKVLFNFPMHQLPKKELLGASDFPSIWLQGPRMKRDDGQRMELHWDGNNTHTEERNKSAAFGTGTTPPTIDLRAIGRIQDWLLGLEPPAWPYAIDTAKAARGKAVYGEYCAACHGASGRDFSGAQVGHVTPIGQIGTDRARLDSYTYTLAVNQATLYAGYPWRFTHFRKTFGYANMPLDGIWLRGPYLHNGSVPSLRDLLEPAANRPVSFYRGDDIIDRDKVGWVSNVAEEAGHKYFFYDTRLPGNGNGGHEGTAYGTELPDADKDAVVEYLKTF, encoded by the coding sequence ATGGCCGATGAGCATCCGCACGAATCCGCCACCCGCCCCATGCACGGCCTGCTGCGCACGCTGCTGTGGCTGCCCTGGGTCCTGGCCCTGATCGCTGGCGTCTATGCGCTGGGCCGGTTCACCGCCGACATCCCGGTCGCCTACCCGCCCATCGACATGCACTTCAAGTACGGCTCCACCGGCGGCGAGCGCGAATCCGGCTTTCCCTACTGGATCTGGAAGGTGCTGCCCAAGGTGTGCCCGGAATACCTGCCCGGCGAGGGCTACCGGTCGCTGGGCTTCATCTACGAGCCCGGCCGCGACCTGCCGGTGGGCGTCTCCAAGCGCTTCAACCTGGGCATCGACCGGGTCTTCCTCAACTGCGCGGTGTGCCACACCAGCACCGTGCGCGACACCCCGGGCGCCGCGCCGCGCCTGATTCTCGGCATGCCGGCGCAGCGCATGGACATCAAGGGCTTCGAAAGTTTCTTCTTCAACTGCGCCGCGAGCGCCAAGTTCCGCAGCGAGTTCATCGTGCCGCAGATCGAGGCGGCCGCCGGCGGCCTCTCCCCCCTCGACCGCTATGTGGTCTATCCGGTGGCCATCAGCCTGATGCGCGAGCGCCTGCTGATGCTCCGTGACCGCTTCAGCTTCGCCTTCGACCAGCCCGACTGGGGGCCGGGCCGGGTGGACACCTTCAACTCGGCCAAGGTGCTGTTCAACTTTCCCATGCACCAGCTGCCGAAGAAGGAACTACTGGGCGCCTCCGACTTCCCCTCCATCTGGCTGCAGGGGCCGCGCATGAAGCGCGACGACGGCCAGCGCATGGAGCTGCACTGGGACGGCAACAACACCCACACCGAGGAGCGTAACAAGAGCGCCGCCTTCGGCACCGGCACCACCCCGCCTACCATCGACCTGCGTGCCATCGGCCGCATTCAGGACTGGCTGCTCGGCCTCGAACCGCCCGCATGGCCCTACGCCATCGACACCGCCAAGGCGGCGCGGGGCAAGGCCGTCTATGGCGAGTACTGCGCCGCCTGCCACGGCGCCAGCGGACGCGACTTCTCGGGCGCGCAGGTGGGCCATGTGACCCCCATCGGCCAGATCGGCACCGACCGCGCCCGGCTCGATTCCTACACCTACACGCTGGCGGTGAACCAGGCCACGCTCTACGCCGGCTACCCGTGGCGCTTCACCCATTTCCGCAAGACCTTCGGCTACGCCAACATGCCGCTGGACGGCATCTGGCTGCGCGGCCCCTATCTGCACAACGGCTCGGTGCCCTCCCTGCGCGACCTGCTCGAACCGGCCGCGAACCGCCCCGTGAGCTTCTACCGTGGCGACGACATCATCGACCGCGACAAGGTCGGCTGGGTGTCGAACGTGGCCGAGGAGGCCGGCCACAAGTACTTCTTCTACGACACCCGCCTGCCCGGCAACGGCAACGGCGGTCACGAGGGCACCGCCTACGGCACCGAGCTGCCGGACGCGGACAAGGACGCCGTCGTCGAATACCTGAAGACGTTTTGA
- a CDS encoding Cif family virulence factor → MPFLSMRCPWRHGLVIVLLFFCAACTRTPPEEAIRAEVAAIQSALAEHDNGGVRARLAADFQGGSSEAPTRLDPAGVRRLLAGYFLRYPHIGVVVTGLTVTPLAHDPTQAWSEASVLLTGAEGLIPETGRIYHVRGLWRQTEGDWRLVRLTWE, encoded by the coding sequence ATGCCTTTTCTTTCCATGCGATGCCCGTGGCGACACGGCCTGGTCATCGTGCTGCTGTTCTTCTGCGCGGCCTGCACCCGAACGCCGCCGGAAGAGGCCATCCGCGCCGAGGTCGCGGCCATTCAGTCGGCTCTGGCCGAGCACGACAATGGCGGCGTGCGCGCCCGTCTGGCCGCCGATTTCCAGGGCGGCTCCAGCGAGGCGCCGACACGGCTCGACCCGGCGGGCGTCCGGCGCCTGCTCGCCGGCTATTTCCTGCGCTACCCGCACATCGGCGTGGTCGTCACCGGCCTCACCGTCACCCCGCTCGCCCACGACCCCACCCAGGCCTGGAGCGAGGCCTCCGTGCTGCTCACCGGCGCCGAGGGGCTGATCCCGGAGACCGGGCGCATCTACCACGTGCGCGGCCTGTGGCGGCAGACGGAGGGGGATTGGCGGCTGGTGCGGCTGACGTGGGAGTAG
- a CDS encoding protein adenylyltransferase SelO, translating into MDTPTRPGLDRPHRLDALPFDNSFARLPARFYTRLAPWGLPEPQLLAVSDEAAALIGLHADEVRRPEFVEAFAGNQPLPGGETLAAVYSGHQFGVWAGQLGDGRAHLLGEVATADGPWELQLKGGGRTPYSRMGDGRAVLRSSIREFLCSEAMAALGIPTTRALALVGSHEPVQRETLETAAVVTRMSPSFVRFGSFEHWAAATDVDALQTLADYVIDRFYPACREDAHPVRAMLAEVSRRTAALMAQWQAVGFMHGVMNTDNMSILGLTIDYGPFGFMDAFRAGHICNHSDTAGRYRFSHQPHVAIWNLQALGHALMPLIEDPEALKAAIEAPFVDTYNRAFIERMGAKLGLPDARAEDAELITALYEVMQENTVDYTGFFRALATLRREATRPEDDAPVRDRFADRDAADAWLARWRERLAGDTRPDAERQAAMHAVNPKYVLRNWVAESAIRAAQAGDMGEFHAVHACLRRPFDEQPEYERFAAPPPDWADGLEVSCSS; encoded by the coding sequence ATGGATACCCCGACCCGACCCGGCCTCGACCGCCCTCACCGGCTCGATGCCCTGCCCTTCGACAACAGCTTCGCCCGCCTGCCGGCACGCTTCTACACGCGCCTGGCGCCCTGGGGCCTGCCCGAACCGCAGCTGCTCGCGGTGAGCGACGAGGCCGCCGCGCTCATCGGCCTGCATGCGGACGAGGTGCGCCGGCCCGAATTCGTTGAGGCCTTCGCCGGCAACCAGCCCCTGCCCGGCGGCGAGACCCTGGCGGCGGTGTATTCCGGCCACCAGTTCGGCGTCTGGGCCGGCCAGCTCGGCGACGGGCGTGCCCACCTGCTCGGCGAGGTGGCCACCGCCGACGGCCCCTGGGAGCTGCAGCTCAAGGGCGGCGGGCGCACCCCCTACTCGCGCATGGGTGACGGGCGCGCGGTGCTGCGCTCCTCGATCCGCGAGTTCCTCTGCTCCGAGGCCATGGCCGCGCTGGGCATCCCCACCACCCGCGCGCTGGCGCTGGTCGGCTCCCACGAGCCGGTGCAGCGCGAGACCCTGGAGACGGCCGCCGTCGTCACCCGCATGTCGCCCAGCTTCGTGCGCTTCGGCTCCTTCGAACACTGGGCCGCCGCCACCGACGTGGACGCCCTGCAGACCCTCGCCGACTACGTGATCGACCGCTTCTACCCCGCCTGCCGCGAGGACGCCCACCCGGTCCGGGCGATGCTGGCCGAGGTCAGCCGGCGCACCGCCGCGCTGATGGCGCAGTGGCAGGCGGTGGGCTTCATGCACGGGGTCATGAACACCGACAACATGTCCATCCTCGGCCTCACCATCGACTACGGCCCCTTCGGCTTCATGGACGCGTTCCGCGCCGGCCACATCTGCAACCACTCGGACACCGCCGGCCGCTACCGCTTCAGCCACCAGCCCCATGTGGCGATCTGGAACCTGCAGGCGCTCGGCCACGCCCTGATGCCGCTCATCGAAGACCCGGAGGCGCTGAAGGCCGCCATCGAGGCACCCTTCGTCGACACCTACAACCGCGCCTTCATCGAGCGCATGGGCGCCAAGCTGGGCCTGCCCGACGCCCGCGCCGAGGACGCCGAGCTGATCACCGCGCTCTACGAGGTGATGCAGGAGAACACGGTGGACTACACCGGCTTCTTCCGCGCCCTGGCCACCCTGCGCCGCGAGGCCACCCGGCCCGAGGACGACGCCCCGGTGCGCGACCGCTTCGCCGACCGCGACGCCGCCGACGCCTGGCTCGCCCGCTGGCGCGAACGACTCGCCGGCGACACCCGCCCTGACGCCGAACGCCAGGCGGCCATGCACGCGGTCAACCCCAAGTACGTGCTGCGCAACTGGGTCGCCGAAAGCGCCATCCGCGCCGCCCAGGCCGGCGACATGGGCGAATTCCACGCGGTGCACGCCTGCCTGCGCCGTCCCTTCGACGAGCAACCGGAATACGAACGCTTCGCGGCGCCACCACCCGACTGGGCGGACGGGCTGGAGGTGAGCTGTTCGAGTTGA
- a CDS encoding NAD(P)H-dependent oxidoreductase, which translates to MNVLLVYAHPEPRSLNGALKDYAIRRLAQAGHTVQVSDLYAMDWKATLDASDNSAPRTDARFDASADSMQAYRNGTQSADIAGEQDKLRWADAVIVQFPLWWFSMPAILKGWVDRVYACGFAYGVGEHSDTHWGDRYGEGSLSGKRAMLVVTTGGWASHYAPRGINGPIDDILFPIQHGVLFYPGFDVLPPHVIYRTGKIDALGFAQTCDALGERLDALWSTPAIAFRRQNAGDYNIPELTLRPEFSPGGEGFGIHIHPNG; encoded by the coding sequence ATGAATGTTCTTCTCGTCTATGCCCACCCCGAGCCCCGATCCTTGAACGGGGCTCTCAAGGACTACGCCATCCGACGCCTGGCGCAGGCAGGCCACACGGTGCAGGTGTCCGATCTGTACGCCATGGACTGGAAGGCGACGCTCGATGCGAGCGACAATTCGGCGCCACGGACGGACGCGCGCTTCGACGCCTCGGCCGATTCCATGCAGGCATACAGGAACGGCACGCAAAGCGCCGACATCGCAGGCGAGCAGGACAAGCTACGCTGGGCCGATGCCGTCATCGTGCAGTTTCCCCTCTGGTGGTTCTCGATGCCGGCCATCCTCAAGGGCTGGGTGGACCGGGTCTACGCCTGCGGCTTCGCCTATGGCGTGGGCGAGCACTCCGACACCCATTGGGGCGACCGCTACGGCGAGGGCAGCCTGTCGGGCAAGCGCGCCATGCTGGTGGTCACGACCGGCGGCTGGGCGTCGCACTACGCACCCCGCGGCATCAACGGCCCGATCGACGACATCCTGTTTCCGATCCAGCACGGCGTCCTGTTCTACCCCGGCTTCGACGTGCTCCCGCCGCACGTGATCTACCGAACCGGCAAGATTGACGCACTCGGCTTCGCGCAGACCTGCGACGCGCTGGGCGAACGTCTGGACGCGCTCTGGAGCACCCCGGCGATTGCGTTCCGCAGGCAAAACGCCGGCGATTACAACATCCCGGAACTGACCCTGCGCCCCGAGTTTTCTCCGGGCGGGGAGGGGTTTGGCATTCACATTCATCCGAACGGGTAA
- a CDS encoding LysR family transcriptional regulator, translating into MDNSLRRLDLNLLVTLDALLVEHNVTRAAERLHLSQPTVSSQLARLRHFFADPLLLPGPRGMRPTARADELREPLRQALGALAQAVAPSTPFEPERSSQTWRAAAFDYGEFTVLLPALSGLRRAAPGTRLAVVQTAPALVAKKAAQGEIDLAFLIDGEAPPNLRRRILFEERYVLAARAGHPHVKGRPTRAQFCKLDHVIVSPDGGGFRGVTDAVLAESGLRRRVALSVPHFLFLCAVLEGSDLVAMVPSRLVRGNDRLQVVEPPLEVPGFEMLMLWPDRIHRDPAHQWLRDHIAESM; encoded by the coding sequence ATGGACAATTCCCTGAGGCGGCTCGATCTCAATCTGCTGGTGACCCTCGACGCCTTGCTGGTCGAGCACAACGTGACCCGCGCGGCCGAGCGCTTGCATCTGTCGCAGCCCACCGTCAGTTCGCAGCTCGCCCGCCTGCGGCACTTCTTCGCCGATCCGCTGCTCCTGCCGGGGCCGCGCGGCATGCGGCCAACCGCACGAGCGGACGAACTGCGCGAACCACTCCGCCAGGCATTGGGCGCGTTGGCCCAGGCGGTGGCGCCAAGCACGCCCTTTGAGCCCGAGCGGTCGTCCCAGACGTGGCGGGCCGCGGCATTCGACTACGGCGAATTCACGGTCCTGCTGCCCGCCCTGTCCGGCCTGCGCCGGGCGGCGCCCGGGACACGCCTGGCCGTGGTTCAGACGGCCCCGGCGCTCGTCGCCAAAAAGGCGGCGCAGGGGGAGATCGATCTGGCCTTCCTGATCGATGGCGAAGCGCCGCCAAACCTGCGTCGCCGGATCCTGTTCGAGGAGCGTTACGTGCTGGCCGCGCGCGCTGGCCATCCACACGTGAAGGGGCGACCGACCCGGGCCCAGTTCTGCAAGCTCGACCATGTGATCGTGTCCCCGGATGGCGGGGGATTTCGGGGGGTGACCGATGCGGTGCTGGCCGAGTCGGGCCTGAGGCGCCGGGTTGCCCTGTCCGTGCCCCACTTCCTGTTTCTGTGTGCGGTGCTCGAAGGGTCCGATCTCGTCGCGATGGTGCCGTCCCGATTGGTGCGCGGCAACGACAGGCTCCAGGTGGTCGAGCCGCCGCTGGAGGTGCCGGGCTTCGAGATGCTCATGCTATGGCCCGATCGGATCCATCGCGACCCGGCGCACCAATGGTTGCGCGATCACATTGCCGAATCGATGTGA